A window of Komagataella phaffii GS115 chromosome 1, complete sequence contains these coding sequences:
- a CDS encoding Beta-adaptin, large subunit of the clathrin-associated protein (AP-1) complex → MSKLEKRLRNLFSSPRKGETFELKSGLASNYAMERKESIRRVIAAMTVGKDVSSLFPDVLKNIATHDLEQKKLVYLYLMNYAKTNPELSILAVNTFVKDSEDPNPLVRALSIRTMGCIRVDKMVDYMATPLKKTLMDTNPYVRKTAAICVAKLFELHSDSCIEQGFLDRLVALIDDSNPMVVANAISSLVEISRFSNDSKVLNLSPVVLRKLLMTLNECTEWGRITILTCLADFESTNSEDAFHIMERCSPQLQHENPAVVLAAVKVIIKNIDQIEGEAKQVLLAKLSSPLVSLLSTPPEIQYVGLKNIKVILEKYPTILSRELRVFFCKYSDPLYLKLEKIEILIRLVNDSNATLLLSELKEYALEFDQQFVDRAIQAIGQISIKLPSISKKAVDILYDIVASRPEYVIDQAIVVLQEFLRRYPVEFTSSIIPIIADMSIQDFNNPRAISSYIWIIGEYTSKIPHLESKLQRVAETFLEADPSVQLVSLTTVCKCHLSKPTAQTQQVLQQVLEYATQKVDNSDVRDKAFIYWRLLSLEQEHIQKEVILTTLPKLDTIIPLFPTSVLNELVNEISMLSTVYERPGRDFVNTDDTNRYLNPNIQSRRIEELQLIAKQEIMDNTVKAEHLLDFDDDIEEDGLSGSNSIGINELNELNDLFSGFNVSPTPIEK, encoded by the coding sequence ATGTCAAAGCTGGAAAAGCGCTTGAGGAATCTATTTTCGTCTCCCCGTAAAGgtgaaacttttgaactCAAATCGGGCCTAGCCTCTAATTATGCTATGGAAAGGAAAGAATCAATTCGAAGAGTTATAGCCGCTATGACAGTAGGGAAGGACGTATCTTCCCTGTTTCCTGATGTTTTAAAGAATATTGCAACACATGACCTGGAACAGAAAAAGCTTGTTTATCTTTATCTGATGAACTATGCAAAAACAAACCCTGAACTATCAATTTTGGCCGTCAATACCTTTGTTAAAGACAGTGAGGATCCAAACCCATTAGTTAGGGCACTATCTATCAGGACCATGGGATGTATTAGAGTGGATAAAATGGTAGATTACATGGCAACCCCGTTGAAAAAGACCTTGATGGATACTAATCCGTATGTACGGAAAACAGCTGCGATCTGCGTTGCTAAATTGTTTGAATTGCATAGTGATTCCTGCATAGAGCAGGGATTTCTAGACAGGCTTGTTGCGCTGATTGATGATAGTAACCCGATGGTTGTTGCAAATGCAATTTCGTCTCTGGTTGAAATTTCCCGGTTCAGcaatgattcaaaagttttgaatctttcacCTGTGGTGTTAAGAAAGTTATTAATGACATTAAATGAATGTACAGAATGGGGAAGGATTACAATATTAACCTGCCTGGCCGATTTTGAGTCCACAAACTCAGAAGACGCTTTTCATATCATGGAAAGATGCTCCCCACAATTGCAGCATGAGAATCCTGCAGTTGTTTTAGCAGCAGTTAAGGTCATAATCAAAAACATTGACCAAATTGAAGGTGAGGCGAAGCAAGTCTTGCTTGCAAAATTGTCTTCACCATTGGTATCCTTACTTTCGACTCCACCAGAAATTCAGTATGTTGGGctcaaaaatatcaaagtGATTCTAGAAAAGTATCCCACGATCCTGTCCAGAGAATTGAGAGTCTTTTTTTGCAAATACAGCGATCCGCTTTACTTGAAATTAGAGAAAATAGAGATTCTTATAAGGCTAGTGAACGACTCCAATGCCACTCTACTCTTATCCGAACTGAAGGAATACGCTTTAGAATTTGATCAACAGTTCGTTGATAGAGCCATTCAGGCAATTGGGCAAATCTCAATTAAACTGCCTTCCATATCAAAAAAAGCTGTCGATATTTTGTACGACATAGTAGCATCCAGGCCTGAATACGTGATCGACCAAGCAATTGTGGTGCTACAGGAATTTTTACGCAGGTATCCCGTGGAGTTTACTAGTAGTATTATCCCGATCATTGCAGACATGAGTATCCAAGATTTTAACAATCCAAGAGCGATATCTTCTTATATATGGATCATTGGCGAATatacttcaaagattcctCATCTAGAATCtaaacttcaaagagttgCTGAGACTTTTCTTGAAGCTGATCCTTCTGTGCAACTAGTCAGCCTGACCACCGTTTGCAAGTGTCATTTGTCTAAGCCTACTGCACAAACTCAACAAGTTTTGCAGCAAGTTTTGGAATACGCCACGCAGAAGGTTGATAATTCTGATGTGAGAGATAAAGCATTTATATATTGGAGATTGCTTTCATTGGAGCAAGAACACATCCAGAAGGAAGTTATATTGACAACTCTTCCCAAACTCGACACAATAATACCTCTTTTTCCAACGAGCGTTCTGAATGAATTGGTAAATGAGATATCCATGTTAAGCACCGTTTATGAAAGGCCAGGAAGAGATTTCGTCAATACTGATGACACTAATCGATATCTCAATCCCAATATACAATCGAGAAGGATTGAAGAATTGCAGTTGATAGCCAAACAAGAAATAATGGATAACACCGTAAAGGCAGAACATCTACTTGACTTCgatgatgacattgaagagGATGGCCTATCTGGATCCAACTCCATTGGGATAAATGAGTTGAATGAGCTAAATGACCTCTTTTCTGGATTTAACGTTTCTCCTACTCCCATTGAGAAGTAA
- a CDS encoding TFIID subunit (145 kDa) codes for MDVDFDNALNGQVGGFDQFFDGTTKHADNAIDFSDEEELADEEVGDAPQRRTDVDDEHKPPEGTYEMNLSGSEKEDLLFKNLEREASEGTELPLPTIGGLKVPNFDNNIGLNETISERNECNQISNSHFVKHLEKTMIRTQMLKYYYPSFQKSKPISFSSLFPPPLASFQLYDGRDCTPLLPLKALQEVDPDEKKIFKSSFSAHQSKGDKRSQSVKHIELMELESNNTQIPPRKQKETLKHLDRNIVLSTLSWDDTELLSDKLEERHNRNRTKPNFQQMQYDDWDVDTDMILEGTLDTSRLNLKLDMNDPHLLFLNQKHKPSPAGKMNARFPMNSKSFEMKFNISNDMQYQMLKDNYQSKIRSTIGNLSIDHSIPATILQTPFYKVKLSKQELRRFHRPVFNSRPNSTILFSKIKTRKKKKDRGKETKELFKKSVDLTLGDSASFFLLEYSEEQPVALSNFGMGSKLINYYRKLNDDDNSRPKLPVGETHVLGVQDRSPFWNFGFVEPGNLVPTFYNNMVRAPIFRHEPEETDFLLIRSSGGGISPRYFLRSLDHVFTVGQTFPVVDVPGPHSRKVTSTSKNRLKMIVYRVLNKNERHRLVVKDISIHFPDQNDMQNRQRLKEFMEYQKNGEDHGFWKIKGNEILPGFKEIQQMIQPEDIALLEAMQFGQLNLEDYDSLREETLIGQTTATTEEALQVQMAPWSTTKNFIQATQGKAMLQVHGIGDPSKKGEAISFLRISMKGGFKSSMEDIVEKAEQMDNKKSQGHSYNVAVQQKMYDEEISRVWYAQQRALSKTSDMMERELGPTEAPTASSVYDDQNQITEMAKTLEEFVLSPLQTTVSSVKPASIKEKKHMKITRMVRDQNGILQRRTQLVTDQKVIAAYIQRKQEQEKAEIDAEKISFTNDEEQNRRAKKILEEELERLEKSKERRIARKKLKEGLPVVSSLSNTDSDARLSGKGIGKGKSTSRRCATCGALGHIRTNKACPMYYSAMNKSNPNMSDLPVYDIQY; via the coding sequence ATGGATGTGGATTTTGACAACGCACTGAACGGCCAAGTAGGAGGTTTCGACCaattttttgatggaaCAACCAAACATGCGGATAATGCGATTGATTtcagtgatgaagaagaacttgCCGACGAAGAGGTTGGAGATGCACCACAAAGGAGAACTGACGTAGATGATGAACATAAGCCTCCTGAAGGTACATATGAAATGAATTTGTCGGGTAGTGAAAAGGAAGACCTATTGTTTaaaaacttggaaagagagGCCAGTGAAGGAACCGAGTTGCCCTTACCTACAATAGGCGGACTTAAAGTTCCCAACTTTGACAATAACATTGGCTTGAACGAGACAATTTCAGAACGCAATGAGTGTAATCAAATCTCTAATAGTCATTTCGTGAAACATCTTGAGAAGACTATGATCCGAACTCAAATGCTTAAGTATTACTATCCaagcttccaaaaaagtAAACCTAtatccttttcttctttgtttccaCCGCCACTTGCAAGTTTTCAACTTTATGATGGCCGTGATTGCACACCACTTTTACCACTGAAGgctcttcaagaagttgacccagatgaaaaaaagattTTCAAGTCTAGCTTTAGTGCACATCAGTCGAAAGGAGATAAGCGATCCCAATCAGTGAAGCATATTGAACTAATGGAACTAGAATCTAACAATACTCAAATTCCTCCAAGGAAACAAAAGGAGACACTAAAGCATTTAGATCGTAACATTGTACTCTCCACCCTTAGTTGGGATGATACTGAGCTTTTAAGTGACAAATTGGAGGAAAGGCACAACCGCAATCGCACAAAAccaaattttcaacagATGCAATACGATGACTGGGATGTGGATACGGATATGATACTTGAGGGGACATTAGACACTTCAAGATTGAACTTAAAACTTGATATGAATGATCCACACCTTTTatttttgaaccaaaaacACAAACCTTCACCAGCTGGAAAAATGAATGCTCGTTTTCCTATGAATTCGAAGTCGTTTGAAATGAAGTTCAACATATCAAACGACATGCAGTATCAAATGCTAAAGGACAATTATCAATCCAAGATTAGATCGACTATAGGCAATCTCTCCATTGACCACAGCATACCCGCAACAATTTTGCAGACGCCATTTTACAAAGTTAAGCTTTCGAAGCAGGAATTACGTCGATTCCATCGCCCGGTATTCAATTCTCGCCCAAACTCAActattttattttcaaaaattaaaaccagaaaaaagaagaaagataggggcaaagaaaccaaagaatTGTTTAAAAAGTCAGTTGATCTCACCTTGGGCGATTCAGCCAGCTTTTTTTTACTGGAGTATTCAGAAGAACAGCCAGTAGCACTTTCTAATTTTGGAATGGGCTCTAAATTAATCAATTATTATCGAAAACTTAACGATGATGACAACAGCAGGCCAAAACTACCAGTGGGAGAAACCCATGTGTTAGGTGTTCAAGATAGATCACCGTTTTGGAACTTTGGCTTCGTAGAACCTGGAAATCTTGTGCCCACATTTTACAACAATATGGTCCGCGCCCCCATTTTCAGGCATGAGCcagaagaaacagattTTCTGCTGATCAGAAGCTCTGGAGGAGGAATAAGTCCTCGGTACTTTTTAAGAAGCTTAGATCATGTTTTTACTGTTGGACAAACGTttcctgttgttgatgttCCAGGTCCACATTCTCGTAAGGTGACAAGTACTTCAAAAAACAGACTCAAAATGATTGTTTATCGAGTGCTAAATAAAAATGAGAGACATAGACTAGTGGTTAAAGATATTTCAATTCACTTTCCTGATCAAAATGACATGCAAAATAGACAGAGGCTAAAAGAATTCATGGAATACCAAAAAAACGGAGAGGATCACGGGTTTTGGAAAATCAAGGGGAACGAAATTCTTCCTGGATTCAAAGAGATTCAACAAATGATACAGCCCGAAGATATTGCCTTACTGGAAGCTATGCAATTTGGACAGTTGAATCTTGAGGATTACGATTCCTTGAGGGAAGAGACACTGATTGGACAAACAACAGCAACCACAGAAGaagctcttcaagttcaaatgGCTCCATGGAGCACTACTAAGAATTTTATCCAAGCAACTCAAGGAAAGGCTATGCTGCAAGTACACGGGATAGGTGATCCCTCAAAGAAGGGAGAAGCAATTTCTTTCTTAAGAATCTCCATGAAAGGTGGCTTCAAATCTAGCATGGAAGATATTGTGGAAAAAGCAGAACAAATGGATAACAAAAAATCACAAGGGCACAGTTATAATGTTGCTGTCCAACAGAAGATGtatgatgaagaaatttccAGAGTTTGGTATGCTCAACAGAGAGCCCTAAGCAAGACTTCGGACATGATGGAAAGAGAACTAGGACCTACAGAGGCACCAACTGCTTCAAGCGTTTACGATGATCAGAATCAAATCACTGAAATGGcgaaaactttggaagaatttgtGTTGAGTCCTCTACAGACAACAGTTTCATCTGTAAAACCAGCATCTattaaagaaaaaaaacatATGAAAATTACCCGGATGGTGCGGGATCAAAATGGGATACTCCAACGTCGCACCCAATTAGTGACTGATCAGAAGGTTATTGCTGCTTATATCCAACGCAAACAGGAACAAGAAAAGGCCGAGATTGATGCGGAGAAAATATCTTTCACTAATGACGAGGAACAGAATAGACGAGCAAAAAAGatacttgaagaagaattagaaAGGCTTGAAAAGTCAAAAGAACGTCGTATTGCcagaaagaaattaaaGGAAGGCTTACCAGTGGTTAGTAGCCTGAGCAACACTGATTCTGATGCAAGACTGAGTGGTAAAGGTATCGGAAAAGGTAAGTCCACGAGTAGACGTTGTGCAACATGCGGTGCGTTAGGACACATTAGAACAAATAAGGCTTGCCCAATGTATTACTCTGCAATGAACAAAAGCAACCCAAACATGTCAGATCTTCCCGTGTACGATATACAGTACTGA
- a CDS encoding carboxypeptidase Y encodes MILHTYIILSLLTIFPKAIGLSLQMPMALEASYASLVEKATLAVGQEIDAIQKGIQQGWLEVETRFPTIVSQLSYSTGPKFAIKKKDATFWDFYVESQELPNYRLRVKRNNPEVLKVDFTKQYSGYLDVEADDKHFFYWFFESRNDPQNDPIILWLNGGPGCSSLTGLFFELGSSRINENLKPIFNPYSWNGNASIIYLDQPVNVGFSYSSSSVSNTVVAGEDVYAFLQLFFQHFPEYQTNDFHIAGESYAGHYIPVFADEILSQKNRNFNLTSVLIGNGLTDPLTQYRYYEPMACGEGGAPSVLPADECENMLVTQDKCLSLIQACYDSQSAFTCAPAAIYCNNAQMGPYQRTGKNVYDIRKECDGGSLCYKDLEFIDTYLNQKFVQDALGAEVDTYESCNFEINRNFLFAGDWMKPYHEHVSSLLNKGLPVLIYAGDKDFICNWLGNRAWTDVLPWVDADGFEKAEVQDWLVNGRKAGEFKNYSNFTYLRVYDAGHMAPYDQPENSHEMVNRWISGDFSFH; translated from the coding sequence ATGATATTACACACCTATATTATTCTCTCGTTATTGACTATATTTCCTAAAGCTATTGGTCTGTCCTTGCAGATGCCAATGGCCTTGGAAGCTAGTTATGCCTCATTAGTGGAGAAAGCAACCCTCGCTGTTGGacaagaaattgatgcCATACAAAAGGGTATTCAGCAAGGTTGGTTGGAAGTAGAGACAAGATTTCCAACTATAGTGTCACAGTTATCCTATAGTACTGGCCCAAAATTTGcgatcaagaagaaagatgCAACTTTTTGGGATTTCTATGTTGAAAGTCAAGAGTTGCCAAACTACCGGTTACGCGTGAAAAGGAACAATCCCgaagttttgaaagttgattttACTAAACAGTATAGCGGGTATTTGGACGTAGAGGCTGATGACAAGCATTTTTTTTACTGGTTTTTTGAATCGAGGAATGACCCACAGAATGACCCAATTATTTTATGGTTGAATGGTGGCCCTGGCTGCTCTTCCTTGACTGGTCTCTTTTTCGAATTAGGATCGTCTAGAATTAATGAAAATCTGAAACCAATTTTCAACCCCTATTCGTGGAATGGTAATGCTTCAATCATCTACTTAGATCAACCGGTCAATGTTGGGTTTTCttattcttcatcatcggTGAGTAACACTGTTGTTGCGGGAGAAGATGTGTATGCatttcttcagcttttttttcaacactTCCCGGAATATCAAACTAATGACTTTCATATTGCCGGTGAATCTTATGCAGGACATTACATTCCGGTGTTTGCAGACGAAATTTTGAGTCAAAAGAACagaaatttcaatcttACTTCAGTCTTGATCGGAAATGGATTAACTGACCCTTTGACTCAATACCGATATTACGAGCCAATGGCTTGTGGTGAAGGTGGTGCCCCGTCAGTACTGCCTGCCGATGAGTGCGAAAATATGCTAGTTACCCAAGATAAATGTTTGTCTTTAATTCAAGCATGCTACGACTCACAGTCGGCATTCACATGCGCACCGGCTGCCATTTATTGTAATAACGCTCAGATGGGACCCTATCAGAGAACTGGGAAGAATGTGTATGATATTCGTAAGGAATGTGATGGTGGATCCTTGTGCTATAAGGACCTTGAATTCATCGATACCTACTtaaatcaaaagtttgttCAAGATGCTTTGGGCGCCGAGGTCGATACCTATGAATCTtgcaattttgaaatcaacagaaactttttATTTGCTGGAGATTGGATGAAACCTTATCATGAACATGTCAGCAgtctcttgaacaaaggTTTGCCCGTTTTGATTTACGCAGGGGACAAAGATTTCATTTGCAACTGGTTGGGTAATCGAGCATGGACTGATGTCTTGCCGTGGGTTGATGCTgatggttttgaaaaagccGAAGTCCAAGATTGGTTGGTTAATGGAAGGAAGGCTGGTGAATTTAAGAACTATAGCAACTTCACCTACCTAAGGGTTTATGATGCTGGTCATATGGCCCCATATGATCAGCCAGAGAATTCTCATGAAATGGTCAATAGATGGATATCCGGAGACTTTAGCTTTCACTAG
- a CDS encoding GTPase: MRLTKEQLNTLQNDPDCVRNICIVAHVDHGKTSLSDSLLATNGIISHKMAGKIRYLDSREDEQLRGITMESSAVSLYFRVIHRNEGDSDSDITVNEHLINLIDSPGHVDFSSEVSTASRLCDGAVVLVDVVEGVCSQTISVLRQVWSDKLKAILVLNKVDRLITELKLSPQEAYTHLSKVIEQVNSVIGSFFAGERMQQDFLWREKIANSSGELFAEKDDKDIYFAPETNNVIFASAMDGWGFSISQIAGFFGRKLGMKREKLQKVIWGDFCLDPKSKKITTQKNKHEKRLKPIFVSLVLDNIWSVYEHCLETRDQAKLEKIVKALEVKVGPRDFKAKDSRALLRTILSQWLPVSSAVLLTVIQKVPSPVEAQNKRMPSLLSTTPHSELIDAALSNDIISCNREGLVCAYVSKMLSIPIAELGRNQVVQLSEEEQQIRGRQAREKALKMAERARLLEIAANGKEMSNSPLSMSDVELTEIAGDDVSLQWGNGEESTEDIIVDLPKEELLGFARVYSGTLKVGETLSVLGPKFSPKYPSLHVSEVHISDLYLIMGRDFVAIDEAPAGNIVAIGGLMGKVLKSGTVVTPNITGTNLAGFRSSALPIVRVAVEPVNPVQMHYLEKGLEMLNQADPCVRTYLQDTGEHILATAGELHLERCLKDLKERFAGIEIQVSEPAIPYRETIKNTNHMNPPKNGTLGRGSRVLRLSHFEITLTVKPLPVQVAQFLISNINSISKIINQRTDFFTDEEVNDMIDVQINQSTVLSTESFKGHLANLLQELGNKSIQSNASSDFVDRIVCFGPKGRGPNIFMDNTNGSLKSMFKTSQGSYFEFQESLFNGFQLATSEGPLAAEPVQGILVSLDEIRYLNTTSKEELDLTGRLLTSTRDCIHEGFLDWSPRIMLAMYSCEIQASVEVLGKVYAVVQQRRGRIVSEEMKEGTSFFTIKAQVPLVEAFGFSEDIRKKTSGAASPQLVFSGFEIVDIDPFWVPTTEDELEELGEFSSRENIARKYMNDIRRKKGLFVDEKVVQKAEKQRNMKKD; the protein is encoded by the coding sequence ATGCGGTTAACTAAAGAACAACTGAACACTCTTCAAAATGACCCCGATTGTGTTCGAAATATATGTATAGTTGCTCATGTGGACCATGGTAAGACTTCTTTAAGCGATAGTCTCTTAGCGACAAATGGCATAATCTCACACAAAATGGCGGGCAAGATTAGATACTTGGACTCAAGGGAGGATGAGCAGTTACGGGGCATAACAATGGAGAGTAGCGCTGTTTCGCTGTATTTTAGGGTGATACACAGAAATGAGGGTGATTCTGATAGTGATATCACAGTCAATGAACATCTTATTAATTTAATTGATTCTCCAGGTCATGTTGACTTTAGCTCAGAAGTTAGTACAGCTTCGAGATTATGTGATGGGGCAGTTGTATTAGTCGACGTCGTGGAAGGAGTTTGTTCTCAGACAATTAGTGTGCTACGACAAGTTTGGTCAGACAAGTTGAAAGCTATTCTTGTattgaacaaagttgaTCGTTTAATCACCGAACTGAAATTGTCTCCACAAGAGGCTTACACTCACTTAAGTAAAGTCATTGAGCAGGTGAATTCAGTAATCGGGTCTTTTTTTGCTGGAGAGAGAATGCAACAAGATTTTTTATGGAGAGAAAAGATTGCCAACAGTTCTGGAGAACTGTTTGCTGAGAAAGATGATAAGGATATTTATTTTGCCCCAGAAACCAATAACGTAATTTTTGCAAGTGCAATGGATGGCTGGGGATTTTCTATTTCTCAAATAGCCGGATTTTTTGGTAGAAAACTGGGAatgaagagagaaaaacTACAAAAGGTTATCTGGGGTGATTTTTGTTTGGACCCGAAAAGTAAAAAAATTACCACTCAGAAGAACAAACACGAGAAACGCCTTAAACCTATATTTGTGTCTTTGGTTCTGGACAATATTTGGTCAGTATATGAGCACTGTTTGGAAACAAGGGACCAAGcgaaacttgaaaaaattgttaAGGCATTAGAGGTCAAAGTAGGTCCACGGGATTTTAAAGCCAAGGATTCTAGAGCTTTGCTAAGAACAATACTTTCACAATGGTTACCTGTATCATCTGCTGTTTTATTGACTGTTATTCAGAAGGTTCCCTCACCCGTTGAAGCTCAGAATAAGAGAATGCCATCACTTTTGTCAACTACCCCCCATTCGGAGTTAATCGATGCTGCCTTGAGCAATGATATCATATCGTGCAATAGAGAAGGATTGGTGTGTGCATATGTTTCTAAAATGCTCAGTATTCCTATTGCTGAGCTGGGTAGAAATCAAGTAGTTCAATTGTCCGAGGAAGAACAGCAGATACGTGGAAGGCAAGCCAGAGAAAAGGCACTAAAGATGGCAGAACGGGCTAGACTACTTGAAATTGCTGCAAACGGGAAGGAAATGTCTAACTCACCCTTGAGCATGTCTGACGTTGAATTGACCGAAATTGCTGGCGACGATGTTAGCCTGCAATGGGGcaatggagaagaaagtACTGAGGATATAATTGTTGATCTACCAAAGGAAGAGTTGCTTGGATTTGCCAGAGTCTACAGCGGTACTTTGAAAGTAGGAGAAACACTTTCTGTTCTTGGCCCAAAATTCTCTCCCAAATATCCATCATTGCATGTTTCCGAAGTTCACATATCTGATTTGTATCTTATAATGGGCCGGGATTTCGTTGCAATAGACGAAGCGCCTGCTGGTAACATTGTCGCTATTGGTGGATTGATGGGCAAAGTTCTGAAAAGTGGCACAGTGGTAACGCCCAATATTACCGGAACCAATCTGGCTGGATTCAGGTCATCTGCACTGCCAATAGTCCGGGTTGCCGTTGAACCTGTAAACCCCGTTCAAATGCATTATCTTGAAAAGGGCTTGGAAATGTTAAATCAGGCAGATCCTTGTGTGCGAACATATCTTCAAGACACCGGAGAGCACATATTAGCTACTGCAGGTGAGCTACATCTGGAAAGATgtctcaaagatttgaaagagaggTTTGCAGGCATTGAAATTCAGGTATCAGAGCCTGCAATCCCTTATCGAGAAACCATAAAAAACACGAACCACATGAACCCACCTAAGAATGGTACCTTAGGTAGAGGCTCCCGAGTTTTGAGACTCTCTCATTTTGAAATAACTCTTACTGTGAAACCTTTGCCAGTGCAAGTGGCTCAATTCTTAATATCCAACATTAATTcgatttcaaagatcatAAATCAGAGAACCGACTTTTTTACTGATGAGGAAGTCAATGATATGATAGATGTTCAAATTAACCAGAGTACGGTTTTATCTACTGAGTCTTTCAAGGGCCATTTAGCTAATCTTTTGCAAGAATTGGGAAATAAATCAATACAGTCGAATGCTAGTTCGGATTTTGTTGACCGAATCGTTTGTTTTGGTCCGAAGGGAAGGGGCCCTAATATTTTCATGGATAACACTAATGGAAGCCTCAAATCAATGTTCAAGACATCTCAAGGTAGCTACTTCGAGTTTCAAGAATCTCTGTTTAATGGTTTTCAGCTTGCAACATCTGAAGGTCCACTAGCCGCAGAGCCTGTTCAAGGAATTCTGGTCTCTTTGGATGAAATCAGGTACCTGAATACCACCAGTAAAGAGGAACTCGACTTAACAGGCCGTTTGTTGACCTCTACCAGAGATTGTATACATGAAGGATTTCTTGATTGGTCACCACGCATTATGCTTGCCATGTACTCTTGTGAAATCCAAGCTTCAGTTGAAGTTTTAGGTAAAGTGTACGCTGTTGTTCAACAGCGAAGAGGACGCATAGTTTCTGAAGAGATGAAAGAGGGCACGTCTTTTTTCACAATTAAGGCTCAAGTTCCATTGGTGGAAGCCTTTGGCTTTAGTGAGGATATAAGAAAAAAGACCTCTGGAGCAGCTTCACCACAGCTAGTTTTCTCAGGGTTCGAGATAGTTGATATCGATCCCTTTTGGGTTCCCACAACCGAAGACGAACTAGAAGAGCTTGGAGAATTTTCAAGTAGAGAGAACATTGCAAGAAAGTACATGAATGatatcagaagaaaaaaaggcCTCTTTGTGGATGAAAAAGTGGTACAGAAGGCTGAGAAGCAACGAAATATGAAGAAAGAttaa